Below is a genomic region from Besnoitia besnoiti strain Bb-Ger1 apicoplast, complete sequence, whole genome shotgun sequence.
CCTAGGTACTTTAAGACGAAGAAGGACGTAAATTATATACGAAAAACTTATTTAGAGCTGATTTTATGCAAACTTTAAAATAAGATTTCCGAATGGGGAAACCTATTAATATTTTTTAAATTAAAAAAGATTTACTTGAGGAACTGAATCATCTTAGTACTCAAAGGAAAAGAAAATAACAATTATTCCCTTAGTAGTGGCGAACGAGTAGGGATAAAAAACGTTGTACGTTTAGTTTAAAAAAATAAAGTAAATATAAACAACTAGTTTATATTGAAGAAACAAGAACTTCCTTGTAAAACTAAATACTTTAAAGTAACCAATAGTGAACTAGTACCGTGAGGGAAAGGTGAAAAGAACCCCGGGAGGGGAGTGAAAAGAGACTGAAATTTTAATCCTAAAAACAATAGAAGGGTAATTGAACCTAACTATTTGCCTGTTGAAGAAGGAACCGATAAGTTTTGGTTTTTAAGCAAAAGGCTAAAAGAAAACTTGAAGCCATAGTGAAAACGAGTTATTACATCCGTAATAGCGTTTGTATATTACCAAAAACCCGAATCCAATTGATTTAACCTTGTTCAGAATGAAATATAAATAACTTTATATGGAAGTTCGAACTGATTAATATTGCAAAATTATCAGAAGAAATGAGGTTAGTGGTGAAATGCTATTCGAATTTGGAGCTAGCTGGTTCTCCCCGAAATGTATTGAGGCGCAGCTATTATAATGTATTATATATAAAGGGTAAAGCACTGTTTTTGAAATTACTATAAACTAATAATATTTTTATATTAAAATTATAATAAGTGAGACTTTTAGGGATAATCTTATAAGTCAAAAGGGAAACAACCCAGACCATTAACTAAGATAAGAATATAACGAAAGTTTGAAAGGAAGTAGAGTTGTTACGTATACAACCAGAAGGTTAGCTTAGAAGCAGTTTTCCTTTAAAAAGTGCGTAAAAGCTTACTGGTAAAGTAATTCTGCACCTACAATGAATAACAAAATATTTTTTTATCGAAGTAATGGGATCTATATATAATAGATCGGTAGGGGAGCGTTCTACAATAAAATAAAGCAAAGTTATTAAATTTTGTGAATAAAGTAGAAGTGAGAATGTCGGTTTAAGTAACGTTAAATATTAAGAAGAATCTAATACCTCAAAAACTCAAAAGGTTCCTATGGAAGGGCATACCGCATAGGGTTAGTCGGGGCCTAAGGCAAGAAATTTATTGTAATTGATGGGAATCAAGTTAATATTCTTGAACCATATTTATATTACTGCTATACAAGTAGTGACCAAAATTTAAGTTTTAAGCAATATAATAAATGATTTTTTGCTTAATAATAAAGATTTTTGCTAGAAAAATGATACTGTATAATTATAAATATGCCCGTACTGAAACTGACACAAGTGAGTAAGTATTATAATGTACTAAGAGGACGAAACAATTTTCTTTAAGGAACTCGGCAAAACAATCCTGTAACTTAGGGATAAAGGATGCCTAAAAGGCTGCAATTAAAAAGTTCAAGCGACTGTTTATCAAAAACACAGGTATCCGCAAAGTGTAATTACGAAGTAAGGGTACTGACACCTGCCCAGTGCTAGTAAGTTAAAAAAAATTTTTATGTACTACAAATAATTTTTTTATAAGCTCTAGTAAACGGCGGCTGTAACTATAACGGTCCTAAGGTAGCGAAATTCATTGTCGGGTAAGTTCCGACCCGCACGAAAGGTGTAACGACTTGAACACTGTCTTTAAGAAAATTTCGGTGAAATAGAAATGTTTGTAAAGATACAGACTTTTTACATCAGGACAGAAAGACCCTATGAAGCTTTACTGCAATTTGATATTGAAATTAAATTTTATTTAAATAGTGTAAGTGGGAAGTTAGTTATTACTATCAATGAAACACCACTTTTATAAACTTTAATTTCTAACTATAATTTTTTTATCATATTATATAAAAATTTCAAAAAGGTAGTTTGACTGGGGCGGTTGCCTCCTAAAGAGTAACGGAGGTGCACAAAGGTCTTTTATTTTAATAATAATAAAATATTAAAATTAATAAATGTAAAGGTTGAATATTAAAAAGGCTTGATTGTGAGAGTAACTACTTAAACAAGGACGAAAGTCGGTCTTAATGATCCGGCAAATCTAAGTGGTAGGGTTGCCGCTTAACGGATAAAAGTTACTCTAGGGATAACAGGCTGATCTCTCCCGATAGTCCATATTGACGGGGAGGTTTGGCACCTCGATGTCGGCTCGTCGCATCCTGAGGCTGTAGCAGGTCTCAAGGGTTGGTCTGTTCGCCCATTAAAGCGGCACGTGAGCTGGGTTCAGAACGTCGTGAGACAGTTCGGTCCGTATCCGATGTAAACGTAAGAATATTGTAAAGTATTTCCTTTAGTACGAGAGGACCAAGGAAATTAAACCTATAGTAGTTCAGTTATTTTATCAAAAGTATTTTACTGAATAGCTAAGTTTAATAAAAATAACTACTGAAAGCATATAAGTAGGAAAAAACTTTAAGATTAATATTCTATTCATATAAATGAGTAAGAATTTAAATAGAACATTTATTAAAAAGAAAAATTGTGTAAGAATAGTAATATTTTTAGCAAATTTTTGCTAATAATTCGAGGATAAATTTTTTTTGCTGATGTAGCTCAACGGTAGAGCCGCTGATTTGTAATCAGGAGGTTATGGGTTCGAATCCCTTTATCAGTTGATTTTTTTTTTTTAAATATAATAAAATTTTGATGAAAATGGAAAAAACTTTTAAAGCAAAACTTAAAAAATTACAATATTTTAAGCTTACTTTTTTACCTGGTTTTTGTACTAAACTATTAAAAAAAGAATTAGTGTTTACGAAAAAAGGAAAATTGTCTGCTTTTTTAACTAAATTACTAGAAAAACAAAAATTAAAGTATAATTATGGGCTTAAAGAAAATCAAATTAAAAAATATTTTAAATATATTAAATTATTAATATTAAATAATTAATGAAACTATATAAATATTTATACAATAAATATACTAATAATGAAAATACATTTAATACAATAAGATTAATAGGAGGTTTAAATATTAATATAACTAATAAATTAATTTTTAAACAAGATAATTTTATTTTTTTATATGTATTTAGATTAAATGCTTTACTTACTTTAAATAAGTTTAAACAACCAGATTGGTGTTTTTATGAATTACCTGAGTTTGCTTTTGATGATATTTCTTATTATTCAATTCTTTTAAATACTTCTGTTGATCGACATAAATTAATTTTATCTGATTTAGGGTTAGATTTTAAATTTTCAGAAAATTTAATTTTAGATGTAATTTTTGATAGTGTATCATTATTAAATTTTACTACTTTCTTTTTAATTAAAATGGGATTATTTTTTCTATCCTTTTTTCAAAGTATATTATTTTATTCTTATTTAATTTTTTCATATTTAGGGTCTATTGTTAATAATAATGATAATTTTTTTTCAACTATAAATTCTATTATATTTAATGAAGGGTCTTTTTGTTATATAATGAAAGATTTAAAATCTAATATACATTTAACAACTTATTTTAGAACTCATTCTGAAAATTTTGCTCAATTTGAAAGAACATTAATAATTTTATCGGAAAATTCTAATTTAATTTATTTTGAAGGTTGTTCTGCTCCTATGTTTTTAGAATCTCAATTACATATTGCTGTAGTTGAATTATTTTTAAAAACAAAAGCTAAATTAAAATATTCTACAATTCAAAATTGATATAGAGGAAATCAGTTAGGAGAAGGAGGATTATATAATTTTACAACTAAACGAGGGTTTTGTATGGATAAAAGTTTTTTAAATTGGGTACAGATTGAAATGGGATCAATAATAACTTGAAAATATCCTTCTACATATTTAATAGGAAAAAAATCATTTAGTAATTTTTTTTCTTTAGCAATGCTTTCTGATTGTCAAGTGTCTGATACTGGTACTAAAATGTTACATATTGGAAATAATACAAAAAGTTTTATTTTATCTAAAAGTCTTTCTTTTAATTCTTCTTTTTATATTTATAGAGGGTTGGTTTCAATTTTTAAAACAGCTTTTAATAGTTATAATTATACAGAATGTAATTCTTTATTAATAGGATTAAACGCATTTACAGTAACAATTCCTTATATTGTTATTAATAATCCTTTAGTTTATATTAATCAAGAAGCTACAATATCTAAATTAGAATTAAATTTTTTATTTTTTTTATTACATAGAGGGTTAAATTTAAAATCTACTTTAATGATTTTAATTTATGGCTATTGTTATAATATATGCTCTAAAGTTCCTTTTGAATTAGAATTAGAAGTTCCTTTATTAATTGTATCAAGAGCACAAAAATTATTTTATTAATTTATTTAATTAAATAAAGTTTTTTAAAATATGGCTTTTAAAATAAAAACTTTTTTTTCAATTAAATCACATAAAGTTTTTTATACTGATTTTTATTTTTTTTTAAAAAAAAAATTAATTGTATTAATAAAAAATATTTTTCCAGAATATTTTAATTTTAATTATAAATATAAAAATTGAAATTTAATTTGTCTTACTGACTTATTATATTTTAAAGTTAATAATACACAATTTTTAGATAATATTCAATATATTAACTCATTAATAAAAATTTTTTTACCATTAAAATTTCAAAATTTAAAAACAAATAAAACTTTTATTAAAAATTTATTAATTTTTGAATTACCTAAATATAATTCATCTAATTTTTGTTATTTAAATGGATTAAAAAAAATATTTATTTCAAAATATTTTACATCAAATGGTGTATTTTTTTTTAAACATTTAAAAAGAAAATATAATATTTATTATGCAAAATTATTTTTAACTAATACAATTTTTTTTAATATTGTTTTAGATTTAAAATTAAAACAACTTTATATATCTATTAAAAATTTAAAATTTAATTTTATTTTACTTTTATATTATTTAGGAATTACAAATATAGATATTTTAAAATATTCTAGGTATAAAAATTCAAAAATTTTAAAATTATTAATTTTTACAGCATTACAAACTAATTTAAATTATAAGAAAAAATTTTTATTAAAAAATTTAAATTATTTAAAATATATTTTTAAAACTACACATTTAAATAAAAATTATAAAAATTTTATAATTGATAAAAATAAATTAAATTATAATTATGGAAATTTTAATAAAAATAATTTTCTAACACTTGATTTAATATTTATTTTAGATTTATTATTAGATTTACATGCTAAAAAATTATGTTTTAAAAATTTAGATCATTTAGATAATAAACATATTAATACAATAGGTAATTATTTTCAGCATAATTTTAAATTTTATTTAAATAAATTTAAAACAATTTTACCAAATTTAATAAAATTAAGTAAATTAAAAAAATTTTCTTTATTAAAAGTATATAATTTTAAAGAATTATTAATTCTTAATCCATTAGTACAATATATAGAACAAATTAATAGTTTTTCTGAATTAATGCATAAATATAAATTAAATAATTATAATTCTTTTTCAAAAGGAATATTAAATTTAAGAGAAATTTGTTTAAATCAAATAGGAAAATTATGTTTAATAGACACTACAGAAGGAATTAATTGTGGTTTAATAGTAAGTTTCAGTAAACATATTAGAATCTATAAAAAAGGTATTTTACAAGTTTATTATAGCCTCATATTTAAACATAAAACTAAAGAATTTATAAATTTTAAAACATCTTTAGATCAAGAATTATATTTAGTTCAATTTACTAACATCACTTTAAGAAAAAATAAATTATTTAATGAAAACGTACAATTAGTATATAATAAAAATAATTTTAGAATAAAATTTTTCTCAAATAAAAAAAGTATTTTATTAAAAGTTACAGATTTATTTTCATTTACAGAAAATTTAATACCTTTTATTAAATACAATGATCCTGCAAGGTGTTTAATGGGAGCTAAAATGCAAGTTCAATCTGTTCCTTTATTAAATAAAAAAAAATCACTTGTTGTTACAGGTTATGAAAAAGAATTAATAACTAAATCAGACACTACTATTAAAGCTTTACAAGAAGGAATAGTTTTAAATGCATCTTCTATAAAAATACAGATTAAAGATTTATTTAATAGAGAAATAATTTATTATCTATCAAAATATAAAAAAAGTAATCAACATACATTAATTCATCAAAAACCTTTAGTATGGAATGGTGAAAGAGTTTTTCTTAATCAATTATTAACACAACATCAAGATATTGTTGATTCAGAATTTGCAATAGGAAATAATGTATTAATTTATTATGGTAATTTTTGTGGGTATGATTTTGAAGATGCTATAATTGTTAGTAAAAAAGTTTTATATCAACAAATGTTTAGTTCTCTTCATATAGATATTTATGAATTTAATTTTTGTTATAATAATGAACATGATATTGAATTTAGTACATTAGAAATTCCTAAACAAAGTTACTATATCAAAAAAAATTTAGATTCTTTAGGAATTATAAAAGAAGGTGAGAAAATTTTAACTGGTAGTGTTTTATTAACAAAAATAAAAGTAACAAAACCTACTTCTACATATAAACCTATACTTAAACTTATATATTCTATTTTTGGTAAAACTATTAGAAATATTAAAGATAATTCTTTATATATTCAAACTGGAAAAAATGGTAGAGTAAGTAAGATTGAATTTTTTTTAACAAATATAAATTCATACTCTAATAAATATAAAAATCATAATAATAGTTATTTAAAATGTAGAATATTTATTTGTAAACAAAGATTTTTAACAGTAGGAGATAAATTATGTGGAAGATATGGAAATAAAGGTATTCTATCGTATATTGCAGAAAATACTGATTTACCTTTTTTACAAAATTCTTTATATCCAGATATTATTGTTGGAGCTTTAGGTATTCCATCACGTATGAATTTAGGGCAATTATTTGAAGCTTTAATAGGTAAAATTAGTTTTTCTTATAACATTAGAATTTTACCTTCTTTTACTGGTTCTTCTAATTCTTATTTTAATTATCTAAAATTATTAATATATAATTTTTTAATGTTTAGTAGTTTTAAAAAAGGATCTAATTGACTTTATAATTTTTCTCTTCCAGGTAAATTTTGTATAAGAGATGGACGTACTGGAACAAAGTTAAAATCTTCAGTTCTTTGTGGTGTTTCTAGATATTCAAAATTGATACATATGGTTAAAGATAAATTACATTTTAGAACTACAGGACCTTATACAGAAATTTTACAACAACCTTTAAAAGGTAAAAGAAATCTAGGAGGACAAAGATTTGGAGAAATGGAAATTTGGGCTTTAGAAGCTTTTGGAGCTGCTTATAATTTAAAAGAAATTTTAAATTATAAATCGGATGATTGTTTTGCAAGAAATAGTTTACAAGATTATTTATTATTTAAAAATACTGAATTACAAAATTCAACTATAACTGAATCTTTTCGTGTTATTTTAAAAGAATTTAATGGTTTAATTTTAAATTTAGAATTATTTTTAATAACTGACGATTTAGAAGAAAATTATCTTAATTTAACTATAAATTATTAATATAAATAAATTTTATTATGAAAAAGATTTTTATTAAAAATAATACAATAGGTTTTAGACTATCTTTAGCTTCTCCAAATTTAATTATTAAATGGTCTTTAAAATATATAAAAAATAATTTTATTTTAGGAGAAGTTATTGAACCGTTTACAATAAATTTTAAAACTGGCTATCCTGAATCTAATGGTTTATTTTGTGAACGTATTTTTGGACCTTTACTTTCTTGGAAATGTAGATGTGGAATTAATTTTACATTTTTACAAAAACTTAATAATACAAATACTTTTTGTAATTTTTGTGGGATAGAAATAAATACAAATCAAAGTAGACGTTGAAGAATGGGTTTTATTAATTTAGCTACTCCTATAGCACATAAATGGTATATTAAAGATATTTTATCATTTTTTTTACATATACCAGTAAATGAATTAAAAGTTTTAATTTATTATAAAATTTTTACTTTATTTTTTTCTAAAAAAAAACAAAAATCTTTTAATTTTAATTGAATTTTTTCTAAATTACTTTTTATTTCTGAATGGTTTAAACAAATTTTAAAAGAATGTAATTTATTGAATGAGCTTTTATTTTGTAAAGAAATTTATTATGAATTATATTTTTATCATAATAATCTTAAAAAAAAGCTTTTAAAAAAATTAGCAATATTACATTTATTCTTATTAAATAATATTAAACCAGAATGATTGTTTCTAACAGTTCTTCCTGTAATTCCAGCTGGTATACGTCCTTTAGTTAAATTAAAACAAAATTTATTTGTTTCTTCTTTAATTAATAATTTATATAAAATTATTATTTTAAGAAATAATAGATTAAAAAGATGAAAAATTTTACGTCATTCTGTACCATTCTTTTTTGAATTAATTGATAAACAATTACTACAACGTTCTATTGATGATTTATTAAATATAAAAACTAAACCTTCAACGCCAAGTTGTTTTGCTTTACAAGGAAAAAAGGGAAAATTTAGACAATATATTTTAGGAAAAAGAATTGATTTTTCTGGTAGATCTGTTATACTTCCTGGGTCTGATTTAATTTATAGATCTATAGGACTTTCATTAATTCTTAGTTTAGAATTATTTAAACCAGTGATTTTAAATTTTTTAAAAAAAGATACATCTATATTAACTTTATTAAGAGCTTCTTATATAACTCAATATAATCCTATTCTTTTAAAACGAATATTAAAATTTTTAGTTACTAAAGAAGTTGTTTTATTAAATAGAGCTCCTACTTTACATAGAATGAATATTCAAGCATTTAAACCTTATTTAATAGAATCAGAAGGTATTAGATTATATCCTATTGGTTGTACAAGTTTTAATGCTGATTTTGATGGAGATCAAATGGGATTATTTTTAATTATATCTAAGATTGCTAAACAAGAAGCTAAAAAATTAATATCTTTTGATAAAAATATTTTTTCTCCAACTTATTTAAGAAATATGTTTAAATTATCTCAAAGTATAATCTTAGGAATTTCTACTTTATTAAATTTAAATGGTATATTTTTATATAATACTATTATTTTTTCTAATTTATATGATGTATTAAGTAGTTTCTTTTTTAATCTTATTAAATTAGATAAACCTATTTGGATAAGATGTTTAGAAAAGAATTCAAATACAAATATTATATTTAAAAAATATATTTTAAGTACTTTGGGAAGAATATTATTACAATATTATTTATATTTATTTAATTAAAAATGTATATTAATAACTTACAATTAGAACAACGTATAATTCAAAAATTAAGTTTAGCTGTTAGTTCAAAATTAATTCAAGAATTAATATTCTTAGGATTTGAATATGCTTTACAAAATCCAATTAATTTAAATTTAGAAGATTTTAATAGTTATTTTTATTTATCTCCATTATTAAGAAAGAATGAATATTTAAGATTAAATTTTCAATTTAAAGATATTTTTAGCTCATATAAAAATTTAAATATTTTAAAAAAAATAAATAGTAAAAAAATATACAAACAATTTTTCCATTTACTTACTCACTATAAACTTACTAATCCTTTTTATTCTTCACTTCATATAATGATGAATACCGGTGCTAAAGCTAATTGAAATCAAATAAGACAATTAATAGGTTTACGAGGGTTTTTAATGAATGCTAGAGGATTTTTATTTAAAATACCTATTATGCAAAGTTTTAATAAAGGATTAAAAGCTTATGAATATTTTATTTCATGTTATGGTGCAAGAAAAGGAATTTTAGATACATCATTAAAAACAGCAAATGCTGGTTATTTAACTAGACGTTTAGTAGAGTCTATTCAAGAATCAACAATAAAAGAATATAGTTGTGGTACAACAAATTTTTTTACATTTAAATGAAATATATCTTATAAAGGTTTTTTAGATTTACCTTTTTATTTATTATTATATGGTAAAACTATTCAAAATAATTTTAAAAATATTTTAACAGGTAAACAAATTTTTTTACAAGGTTTTTTTATAAATACAACTATATTTAATAAATTAAAAATATTACTATCTTTTAATAAAAATTTAAAACTTTCTTTAAATTCGATTAAATTATGTTTAAGTGGTAGAACATTTTGTTCTAAATGTTTTGGATTTTCTTTTTCTCAAAAAACATTTTTAAGTCAAGGGGTAGGAGTTTTAATAGGAGAATCTATAGGAGAGCCTGTAACTCAAATGACATTAAGAACTTTTCATACAGGAGGTATTTCATCTATTTCTTTACAAACACAATTTTTTTTAAAAAATAATTTATTGAATACTTTTTTATTATATAAAAAAAGAAATTTTAAAATATGTAAAAAAATAAAGTTTCTTATTAATTATAATTTATTATCATTAAAATATTTAAATCTTGAATATAATAAAAATTTTTCTATAGTACTTAATATATCTAAGAAACAAAATAATATTTTTAAAATAAAATTTTATTCTTTATATAATAAATATAATTTAAATAAAATTATTTCTTATTTTTTAAAATATAAATTTTTATATTTATTCTATCTTAAATCTACAGCTATTTATTCTTTTAAATTTCCTTTTTATTTTCTATTAATAAAATTTTTATATCAAAGAAATTTTTATTTTTCATCAACTTTAATATTAAATAGAACTAAAAATGATCTTTTATTCGGTGAAGTTTTATTTAAAAATAGTTTACAATATATAGTTTTAAATAATTTTAAAAAATGAATTATTTTATGTTTACAAAAAACTATAATTTTAAATAAATGTATTTTTTATTATCCTATTAATATAAATAATATAGGATTACTTTGTAGAACTTCATTTAATTATAGATATAATAAATTTTTTATAAAAAATTATAAAGTTTTAAATTTTACTTCTAAAAAATATTTAAATAAAAAAATTAATAATTTTTTTCTTTCAATTTATATTAATTATAATTTTAAAAATAAATTTTTACTTTTAAAAAGAAATTCTAAATTTAGATTAAATAAAGAGATAATTAATTTATTTGGTAAAAATTTAAAATTAATTATGGTAGTGGATTCATTTAATATACAATTATAAAAATTTAAAATGATTAAAAAATTAAATATTAAAAAAGGAAAAACTAAATTAAATTATAATAATAATAATAATAAAATAAATTTCAAATTACAATATACTTGTGATTTTATATCTTTTTATAAAAATTCTTTAAATTTTTCTTTTACAAAAAAAAATTCTTCAAATAAATATTTACAAATAATTAATTTTTTATATTATTATAAATTTTATAATATAGATAAAAATTTAAAAATAAATAAAATTTGAAATATTTATGATATAGAATCTTTTTCTACAAAAAAATTTATTTTTTTTAATACTTTAAAAACATTAATACAAAAGAATTATTTTCTTATAGATTCTTTTAAATCAAAATTTTTATTTATAACTATAAATTCTTTTAAAAATTTATATTTTTATAATAATACTTTAATAAATAAAAATTGTTTTAATAAGCTATTTCATAAAAATATTTATAATTTTACTTATTTAAATTTTTTTCCATTTTTTTCTAGAAAAAATCAATCACCTAAATTTAAAAAATTAATAATTTTATATAAAAAATATTTATTATCAACATTTGCTTGAATTTGTAATAAAAATTGAAAATATTCTAGAACTTTTTTTAAAAATTTTTTCTTTAAAATTAAAAATCTTTATTTAAATATTAATACAAAAGTTAAAGATATTACTTTTAATCTAATACATTTAGATAATATTTTTGAAACTAAAATTTATTCACATATTCATTTAATTTCAAATAAAACCGGTATTCTAATAAAAAATTATTTTTTATATGAAGAAAATACTTTAAATTTTATATGAACTTGTAGTTTATTTACTCTAAAATATAAAAAAATCTTTTTATATTCATTAATTTATCAAAAAACTTTTTATGAACAAAAATATTCTATTATTTGAGGAAATATTATTTTAACTAATGGGATTTACTCACCTAATATTTTTATTCTTAAATTATTTTCAAATTATTTAGAATATTATTCACAATATAAAGCTGCTAAATTAGCTTATTTATATACTTATTATATTATTGTTGAATCTTTAATTAAACAATATTATTATAATGGTGTCATTTTACCTAGTTTATATTTTGAATTATTAGCAAAGAAAATGACAAATTTTGTTAAAATAATTTCTTCTGGAGAGATAATGTTAACTGAAGATAATATTATTTCTTTTAATTTTATCACAACTTTAAATTATGTTTATAGTTTCTTTGGATACCCACAAATTATTTATAAACCTATAATTCTAGGTATAAGTAAAAGTATTTTAGCTTCTTCAGGATTTTTAGCAACTATTAGTTTTCAAGAAACTTTTAAAAGTTTAATTAAATTTACTTTTAAAAATACAATTAACTGGTTAACAGATTTAAAATCTAAAATTATTGCAACCGATTTAAATATTATAGGAACTGGCTGGTATAGATATTTTAATTAATTTAATTAATATTATTTTAACTACAAAAATGATTCTATTAAAATTAAATTCATTAATAACTACTCCTATTTATATAGGATCTACTGTATATAGAAAAAAAAAATTTACAAATTATATTTATAAAAAATATAATAATAAATATATTTTTAATATTTTTTTAATTTTAAAATATTTAAGTAAAGCTTATTTATATTTATATATATTAAGTAAATATAATAGATCTTTACTATTTGTAAATTTTTCAATTAAAAATTTTAATTTAATAAAATCTTTAGCTAATCTTACAAATAATTTTTATATTAATTTTTTTTATAAAATTGATTTTCTTTTTAATTGAATAATGTTTAAAAATAAATTAATTTTATTAAAATGATTAAAACAATTATATACACTTTATTTAAAATATTTATTTATGTATTTACCTTATAATTTATTAATCAAATTATATTTAATATATATAAATATTTCTAAAAAACTTGATGGTGTAGAATATATGCAAAA
It encodes:
- a CDS encoding putative RNA polymerase C1 (encoded by transcript BESB_086310) is translated as MKKIFIKNNTIGFRLSLASPNLIIKWSLKYIKNNFILGEVIEPFTINFKTGYPESNGLFCERIFGPLLSWKCRCGINFTFLQKLNNTNTFCNFCGIEINTNQSRRWRMGFINLATPIAHKWYIKDILSFFLHIPVNELKVLIYYKIFTLFFSKKKQKSFNFNWIFSKLLFISEWFKQILKECNLLNELLFCKEIYYELYFYHNNLKKKLLKKLAILHLFLLNNIKPEWLFLTVLPVIPAGIRPLVKLKQNLFVSSLINNLYKIIILRNNRLKRWKILRHSVPFFFELIDKQLLQRSIDDLLNIKTKPSTPSCFALQGKKGKFRQYILGKRIDFSGRSVILPGSDLIYRSIGLSLILSLELFKPVILNFLKKDTSILTLLRASYITQYNPILLKRILKFLVTKEVVLLNRAPTLHRMNIQAFKPYLIESEGIRLYPIGCTSFNADFDGDQMGLFLIISKIAKQEAKKLISFDKNIFSPTYLRNMFKLSQSIILGISTLLNLNGIFLYNTIIFSNLYDVLSSFFFNLIKLDKPIWIRCLEKNSNTNIIFKKYILSTLGRILLQYYLYLFN
- a CDS encoding RNA polymerase B (encoded by transcript BESB_086300), with the protein product MAFKIKTFFSIKSHKVFYTDFYFFLKKKLIVLIKNIFPEYFNFNYKYKNWNLICLTDLLYFKVNNTQFLDNIQYINSLIKIFLPLKFQNLKTNKTFIKNLLIFELPKYNSSNFCYLNGLKKIFISKYFTSNGVFFFKHLKRKYNIYYAKLFLTNTIFFNIVLDLKLKQLYISIKNLKFNFILLLYYLGITNIDILKYSRYKNSKILKLLIFTALQTNLNYKKKFLLKNLNYLKYIFKTTHLNKNYKNFIIDKNKLNYNYGNFNKNNFLTLDLIFILDLLLDLHAKKLCFKNLDHLDNKHINTIGNYFQHNFKFYLNKFKTILPNLIKLSKLKKFSLLKVYNFKELLILNPLVQYIEQINSFSELMHKYKLNNYNSFSKGILNLREICLNQIGKLCLIDTTEGINCGLIVSFSKHIRIYKKGILQVYYSLIFKHKTKEFINFKTSLDQELYLVQFTNITLRKNKLFNENVQLVYNKNNFRIKFFSNKKSILLKVTDLFSFTENLIPFIKYNDPARCLMGAKMQVQSVPLLNKKKSLVVTGYEKELITKSDTTIKALQEGIVLNASSIKIQIKDLFNREIIYYLSKYKKSNQHTLIHQKPLVWNGERVFLNQLLTQHQDIVDSEFAIGNNVLIYYGNFCGYDFEDAIIVSKKVLYQQMFSSLHIDIYEFNFCYNNEHDIEFSTLEIPKQSYYIKKNLDSLGIIKEGEKILTGSVLLTKIKVTKPTSTYKPILKLIYSIFGKTIRNIKDNSLYIQTGKNGRVSKIEFFLTNINSYSNKYKNHNNSYLKCRIFICKQRFLTVGDKLCGRYGNKGILSYIAENTDLPFLQNSLYPDIIVGALGIPSRMNLGQLFEALIGKISFSYNIRILPSFTGSSNSYFNYLKLLIYNFLMFSSFKKGSNWLYNFSLPGKFCIRDGRTGTKLKSSVLCGVSRYSKLIHMVKDKLHFRTTGPYTEILQQPLKGKRNLGGQRFGEMEIWALEAFGAAYNLKEILNYKSDDCFARNSLQDYLLFKNTELQNSTITESFRVILKEFNGLILNLELFLITDDLEENYLNLTINY
- a CDS encoding putative ycf24 family protein (encoded by transcript BESB_086290), translated to MKLYKYLYNKYTNNENTFNTIRLIGGLNINITNKLIFKQDNFIFLYVFRLNALLTLNKFKQPDWCFYELPEFAFDDISYYSILLNTSVDRHKLILSDLGLDFKFSENLILDVIFDSVSLLNFTTFFLIKMGLFFLSFFQSILFYSYLIFSYLGSIVNNNDNFFSTINSIIFNEGSFCYIMKDLKSNIHLTTYFRTHSENFAQFERTLIILSENSNLIYFEGCSAPMFLESQLHIAVVELFLKTKAKLKYSTIQNWYRGNQLGEGGLYNFTTKRGFCMDKSFLNWVQIEMGSIITWKYPSTYLIGKKSFSNFFSLAMLSDCQVSDTGTKMLHIGNNTKSFILSKSLSFNSSFYIYRGLVSIFKTAFNSYNYTECNSLLIGLNAFTVTIPYIVINNPLVYINQEATISKLELNFLFFLLHRGLNLKSTLMILIYGYCYNICSKVPFELELEVPLLIVSRAQKLFY